AAGCCGGCCGGAGCCCCGCCCCTCGGGGCCCGGGTCGGCGTGCCCCGCCCGCCCGCTGCAGCTCCAGCTCCTTCGGCACCGTGGGACCGCGGCGCGCGGTGCTTCGCTCTCTCGCCTCAGAGCGCTGGCCTGGGCACCCGCCGCCAGCATGGACGCTCGTCGCGTGCGGGTGAGCGCTAGGCTGATGAACCCGAGGGGCGGGTGCGGTGGGTTCTGGGCGCGGGCCGACTCCCTCTAACTCTGCGGACGGAGTGCTGCTCATCAACTGGTGGCCGCCCTGGGCGGTGCCCACTTAGGCAAGCCCCAGATTTTATGCATTTCGCGTAATTCGGAGCCCGGGGCCGACCCGGCTGGGCGTGCGCACCCGGCACACTGGCGGTCGGAGATTTGAGCAGTTTTCAGGTTGGTTGGCAGCGCTGGGGAACCCAAAGCCACGTGCGCCTGAAGTGCACGTGCGCTCGGGGCCGGACAGCGGCTAGAGCGGGTGGGTCCCCCATTGTGTCTGCCGGCCTCAGCCTGGGTTGAGGGGagcatctccctccctcctccccgggGGGTTTGCCCTGCCGCCGTGTAGCCCTTTACAGCGTGCAGCTGCGGGCGGGTAGGTGGTTAGCTGCAGCAAGACCTGCGCGCACTGGGGGGCCCTTTGGACGCGCTCCCCGCGGGATTTTGCGCCTGCCACACCAGCATCCGCTTTCTAACCGCTGAGGATTGGGGGGTTTGAAGTTTAAAGGTCTTGCAAAATGGTCTCTTTAGGACTTGGGTCCGCACATGGGGGAGGCATCTCTAGTTCTGGGTGGCGATTAAGAGCATTTGAAGGACCTGGTGGTCCAAACTGTTCCCCGACCATTTGCTCGTTTCCCACTTTTCCACCCACCAACCTTACTAACTCGCAGCTGCAGGACGTTGCCCTGAATGGAACGTTACTTTTTGCTCTAACGGAAACCGGAACGTAGGGTCTGCCCCGGGAGATGTTAGAAGATGGGGGTTGGGTGGAAAGGAAGAGTGTGActtgcttaaaataaatagagTAACACACGTGGGGAGGCTGTGgttctgggggggtggggtgtgagAGAGGTCGTGTTGGGGGCGTGGTTTCAGAGACACATATCTTGGGTGTAACCTGGATGTAGCTTTTAGGTTGGAGAAAGCCTTGTGGAACAGGACTTGGAATCTGAcgtacctgggttcaaatttggGCTATCCTGTGACTTTGAGTTATCCACTTTACCCATCACGCCTCAGCTTACCCATTTGTTAGGTGGGAATAATGATAGCAAGGAATTAAGCACGGAATTTGTTGCAAGGAATTAAGCGTAATGTGAAAGCATGCTTAGTGCCGGCACGAAAAAAACACCTAGCAGGTGGTATTAGTTATTACCTGCGTGCCAGAAAAGTTCATCTCAACCATGACCATTTGCCTTTCTCTACGTCTTTTCCTCCACACATGCATTTGCCTGCTAACAACTCTTGGCATGTGCTGACGTGTAAAAGCTTAGCGTATGTTTCCCTGTAAGCTTCCAGTACACTACCCCCTTTGAGGCTGTCTTGAGCCTCTGACCGCTTGCAGGTAATTGATGAGTAAATTGCTGCAGCAATGCCAGGAGCACTCCTGTCGAAGGAGATTGCAGAATTGGGTTCTCCTTCCAGCTGTGGCATCTTAGGCACTCTTCACCTCACTGGGGCCTTGaatttcctcacctggaaaatggggtGTTTGTGAGAGCCCTTCTAGTAGATAGCCCTacccattttccatttttctgcctttctaaaAGGACaaaagacagaattttatttGCAAGAGATTGAAATGAAGTGCAGAATGTTAGGGGTACAAGGAAGGTCAAGAATGTTCTTTCCACCTGACACCTCACATCTTGACTTTATTTTGTGGGACCCATAGCAGACCCTGCCTTTCAGAGCTTTCAGTGTGAGGAGTCATTTCTGTTGTGTAGCCatgtttaagaaaattaaaacgtAGGAACTAAAAACACTTAAGTCTCATTAAATGAAATGCCAGAAACTGCTGTCTTTATTTTGAGATAGATGCTGATTGCATTTTCTGATGAACAAAGCCAGGCTGCTCCGTGTTTATGAACAAGTAACCTACAAGTGATTTGTGACTTACAGAAGGTCTTCTAAAAACTTAAACAGTTGTATAGCAAGGGGACTTCAGAAAAAGGTGCATGTCAGGCCAGGCTGGTAGGATGCAGAGGTGGAATCAGGCATTCTACCTGGGTTTGGAGTGCTGTTTGACCTTTAACTTGTCTCCTTGTATGTTTGTTGACTCGGTTTTTGTAAGGACTTGGGCTGAAATCAGTATACCCTCATGGTTAGAGCAGGGCCTGCTTGAAAGCCCGCCATCTTGAAGCAGAGGTGCTACCCAGATTTTGTAGTTTGGGAAATTAGCATCACAGTACAAGAGCCCAAAGCTTACATAAAAAGACCTCATTAGCTTGATTTTGTCTGAGGGAGAGAAATCACTCTaccattttttacttttgaaatttccttttggaaatgcAATCTAATGTTTTTAACAGGTTTTAGGAGGTCAGCATTAAACCCCTTGGGAAATCCCTATCACGCTCAGCTTGGTGGGAAGAGAGGTGGGCAGTGAGGTAGTTCTACAGATGTTTGATTGAACGGATAAATGTCCTTAATATTCCTTCAAAGGGATacccttttaagattttaccaggttttgaaaatatttttgtagcaTTCACAAATCCTCCTTTTACTGTGTAGGGTATAAGAAATAGATATATCTACTCTGTGCTGTTTGAACTACTAAACTCAAAAATGATGTCTTCAGTTAGTGAAGTAAGCGTCCCACTTAATAGTATTGCCATTTTCATTTACAGCAAAAGGATCACGGAGTAAAGAAGAATGTAAAGAAATTTAGATATGTGAAGTTGATTTCCATGGAAACGTCGTCATCCTCTGATGACAGTTGTGACAGCTTTGCTTCTGATAATTTTGCAAACACAGTAAGTGCTGCCTGAGAATAAACAGAATTGAGTCTGCAGTGCCCACAGTGCCCCAAATGCTTTGTGCGTGATTAAAACTGCTTGCTTTTTGCCTGCATTTCTATACAGCCGCTGGAAAATACAGTATGCATTgtaatttcatttcactttttgctGTGGTTCTAGGTAGTAATTGTTGGAGGTAGATTAGCTACTTATTCTATCTTTTTGAAATGTCGCCTAACCTAACATGCCTGATGATTTGCCATAACAACTCAGAAATCATTTGTAAACCTCTGAAccatttttctttgtaacaaaAGCTGCTCTCTTGTAGTGCACTTGTAAATGTGATTTGCTCTCTGCACGGTTTATGGAAAATTGgttcttgaaaaaggaaaaaaaatgcacaaccacatttatttatttattttacagaaaccTAAATTCAGGTCAGATATCAGTGAAGAACTGGCAAATGTTTTTTATGAGGACTCTGATAATGAATCTTTCTGCGGCTTTTCAGAAAGTGAGGTGCAAGATGTGTTAGACCATTGTGGATTTTTACAGAAACCAAGGCCAGATGTCACTAAAGAACTGGCCAGTATTTTTCATGCCGACTCTGACGATGAATCATTTTGCGGTTTCTCAGAGAGTGAGATACAAGATGGAATGGTGAGTTTGAGAACCCATGTCAAGATGTACAGTACATTTACAGGCATGACAtacttgtttaaatttatttttttcctcataattttCATATTAGTCATGCCAGAAGATTTTGTtgactcttttaaaattttaagagttattttcttcatgttttgttAACAGTTTTTACTAATGTAGTCCTACTTGTAAAGCTTGAACATTTTGTAGGCTCTGAAAGTTTTGGAAACTGGTCAGATAAAATTGGCCAACCTCCAGATTTCTGTTGCCACAGAAATCTAGCCTGATGATCGAAAGCCCACATGTCCTCAAGATTAGCTATATTCGTATTTAAGTTCAAGTGCCCAGCCCAGTACTGGCCTGGCCTGCAGCAGGCCTTTGGTAAATGTTGGTTCCCGTGGTGGATCTAGACCTCATTTGAAAAACCTGTGATAACTCATGTGCAGGAGTTTAAGTGCACATAATGACAGTTAGGGCCCTTCCTGCTTTCACTTGTGCTCCTTGGCTGGCTTTTCTTGTGCACGCTGCCTTACCTTTAACCTCTGTCATTCTGCTCaggccactgctgctgctgctgctgctgcaccTTGGTCCCACTCTCCCTGAAAATAGTGTTTAGTTCTGCAGACTGGTTAGCAGGACTGtctcagcaaaggaaactgtGTTGATTTACAGTCAGGTGCATGCTCCTCAGCTCAGTGGGTTCTGATGGGGAGCCACTCCCAGGGACCACAGTGATGCTGACATTAAGTGAGAGCATCTGGCCAAGGAGTGTTTATCACTGTCTAACTTTGTGGTAATGAAACATTGCCTCCAAATCAGTGCAGATTGAAGTTTTTGCAGGGGCTGGTCTGTAAGTCTGCATGTGACCTAAACATTGTCTAGCCTGGGTCATTTCTGGGCAGTGTTTCTATTCTTTGTAGATGCTATTTGTTTCAATTAATAAGATGCCAATCCATTAAAAGGCTTAAGAACCCATAAAAGTTTGTCATTTTCTCGTCATCAGGCACACTAAAAAGTACACGAAGAATACTAGAAGCTGTGCAGATTTAAGAAGTGtttggatgtttaaaaaaaagtggctcTTCCATTTCTGGGACTTTATGGgtgatatattttcctttctcaggtttttttttttcagccatcaccacaatcaatttagaatattttcatcagctCCCCAAAAAATCCTGTCCCCATTAGCAGTCGCGTCTCATCCTTTCCCAGTACCCTCAGTCGTCAATGGGCAGCCACCGGTCTGTCTGCTACCATTATAGATTTTCTATTCTGGACACTTCTTACAATGAAACCATACACTATgctgtcttttgtgactggcttcccACACTTGAAGATTTTCAAGGTTCTTTCATGTTGTGGCATGTGCTAGTACgtaatatttttattgctgtataatattttgtaaatgtacgacattttatttatcctcttcatcagttgatggatttTCAGGTTGTTtgcatcttttggctattgtgaatagcactgccatgaacattcacgtataagtttttgtgtggacataataCTGTCGAATATATATACCAATGAGTCCTGTAGTAACTCTGGCCTTTTAACGAACTGGCAGGCTGTCTTCAGCTGCACCCTtgtacattcctaccagcagtgtatgcGGTTCCAGgttctctacattcttgccataCCTGCTATTGATTCAGCTCCACTAGTGGGTAATGAAGCAGTATCTTGTGAttctgatttgcttttccctgatggctaattttaatatatttttaatgatggaATCCCACTGTATTTTtggaatttcaattttttttaattttaaatttagcatAATTAGATTAGAGAGGTAACTCaagaagtcaaattcatagagacaaagtggaatggtggttgccagaggctgggagggaggagggagttaGTGTtgaatgagtacagagtttcagtttgggaagatgacgAAATTCTGGAGacagatagtggtgatggttgtacaacagtgtgaatgtccttcatgccactgaactgtacagttaaaaatggttaaaatggtgaattttctCTTACGCCTATTTgccacaaattttttaaaaagtagattagaGCACTAATGCACCTTTTAATAAAGTTTAATGCCAAACATCGAAACCATGTTTGAGAGAacacatatttgtttttataggaattctaaaaaataaaagatctattTTTGAATTAAAGAGGGAGCTGggattttcacatttaaaaaatgtgaaccaCTGGCCTAAGAGCTGTGAAGGTGGCTTATAATGACGATGTGTCTCAGATAGGCTACAGGAGTTAAATTACCCcattattgtatttctttgtaattcCTGATTTTGTTGCCCAGCGCTGTCAATTTAAATTGACAATTAAagtattcaattaaaatttatttgatgtCAGTGTCTTTTGTTCACAAAAGGGATTTTGTAGTCATACTGGTGCAGCCTGTCGGACAGTCAACAAGTCATTAATGACTCCATTGTTCCTGATTAACTAGAGACTGCAGTCAGACCACACTGGCTATAGGACCCGCAGCCAGTGCCGACAGTCTGGACCCCTCCGGGTGGCCATGAAGTTTCCACCTCAAAACACCAGGGGAGCCGCCAACAAAAGAGCagtgcccccccagccccctgagAATTCTGTGACCAATTCCAATTCTGATTCAGAAGAtgaaaatggaatgaattttttggagaaaagagctttaaatataaagcaaaacaaagcaatggTAGGTATCTGACTTTGAGCTAACACAGAcccttcctgtcctttctctgAGCTGCTCGTTGCTTTTATCTGTGTCCTAAGAATTATTTTCAGTGTACCTGTGAAGTCTTCACAGTACGTGCTTTAAAATGTGCTTCTTTTCCTAAattaacttctcttttttaatctattaaagtCTTGgtaaatgtataaatgaaatcagaaactCAAGATGTGCTGCTGTAATTTCCAGAAGTTGCTTTTTTTCAGCAGTTACTCTGAACTAATGGTTTGTGTtgaatttcctccctttttagcTTGCAAAACTAATGTCAGAATTAGAAAGTTTCCCTGGCTCATTCCCTGGAAGGCGTTCCCTACCAGGCCCCAGTACGGTAAGTGCAAATCCTTGTTTATATTGTAGTATTTTGGACAGGTCTAagatagattttttattttaagattttatttatttgagagacagagtgcgcACATGCGTGCgcaagggtgggggaaggggcaaagggagagggagaagcatacttgGGTTGCGCAGGGAActcaatgctgggcttgatcccaggaccacagggtTAGGActaaccgaaggcagacacttaatggactgagccacccagacacccctagatttgttattttaatatccagtttccttatttttgtttagtCCTACAGacaaagaagtagagaaaacCTTCTAACAGATCTCTGGGACCTCTTCTCTGCTTGCTAGGGCAGGTGTGATCTCTCCAAGCCATGCTTCTGCAGTGCTTAAACCCCTTTTGATTGgctgttttctctccttcccaactAAACTAAGCCCCTCAAGGGCAGGGAGTaaagattgagatttttttttcctgtatcccCAGCATTAGGATATTCCTTCTACATGGTAGATGAGTAATAATAGAGGTTTTTAATAActgagaatgaaaggaaaaaaagaaaaaacaatttcttaacCAAGTTATGGCCTAATATATATGATTATCTTCTAAGGAACTAAGCTGGTGTGACTAAAGGGAATTTGGTGTGTCTGCTGTGGCACAAAAGGAAAGActtcctttccccacctcttcctgggaagaaaaggaagaggcaaaatggaacagaatgaaaaCCACACATACATTCCTCTCATGTAGAAATAGTGTGTTTCGGGGCTTAAGAGATGTTGTAGAaaggtttttttgtgtttgtttttttttttttggagaacaaGATCTGTTCTTAAGTGGAAGAATGAAAGGATCATCTCAGTCTGAGAGAAATGGCTTGGTGTTAGAAAAGCAGaattacggggcgcctgggtggcatagcggttaagcgtctgccttcagctcagggcgtgatcccggcgttatgggatcgagccccacatcaggctcctctgctatgagcctgcttcttcctctcctactccccttgcttgtgttccctctctcgctggctgtttctgtctctgtcaaataaataaataaaatctttaaaaaaaaaaaaacagaattacaacaacaaacattttgGGGCTCACTTTCCATGCATTATGGAAACAACAAGGGATTAGGAAATGGAGCTCTCCTTTTACTTAAACAAAAACTTACTTAAGGAGAAGGTGCCACTTCTCTTCATTCTGGAATAAATGGGTTCCATTGCATGT
This window of the Ailuropoda melanoleuca isolate Jingjing chromosome 2, ASM200744v2, whole genome shotgun sequence genome carries:
- the CDCA7 gene encoding cell division cycle-associated protein 7 isoform X2 — encoded protein: MDARRVRQKDHGVKKNVKKFRYVKLISMETSSSSDDSCDSFASDNFANTKPKFRSDISEELANVFYEDSDNESFCGFSESEVQDVLDHCGFLQKPRPDVTKELASIFHADSDDESFCGFSESEIQDGMRLQSDHTGYRTRSQCRQSGPLRVAMKFPPQNTRGAANKRAVPPQPPENSVTNSNSDSEDENGMNFLEKRALNIKQNKAMLAKLMSELESFPGSFPGRRSLPGPSTSKTPRRRTFPGVASRRNPERRARPLTRSRSRILGSLSALPTEEEEEEDKYMLVRKRKTMENYMNEDDMPRSRRAGSMTLPHIIRPVEEITEEELENICNNSREKIYNRSLGSTCHQCRQKTIDTKTNCRNPECWGVRGQFCGPCLRNRYGEEVKDALLDPNWHCPPCRRICNCSFCRQRDGRCATGVLVYLAKYHGFGNVHAYLKSLKQEFEMQA
- the CDCA7 gene encoding cell division cycle-associated protein 7 isoform X1 encodes the protein MDARRVRQKDHGVKKNVKKFRYVKLISMETSSSSDDSCDSFASDNFANTKPKFRSDISEELANVFYEDSDNESFCGFSESEVQDVLDHCGFLQKPRPDVTKELASIFHADSDDESFCGFSESEIQDGMRLQSDHTGYRTRSQCRQSGPLRVAMKFPPQNTRGAANKRAVPPQPPENSVTNSNSDSEDENGMNFLEKRALNIKQNKAMLAKLMSELESFPGSFPGRRSLPGPSTQSKTPRRRTFPGVASRRNPERRARPLTRSRSRILGSLSALPTEEEEEEDKYMLVRKRKTMENYMNEDDMPRSRRAGSMTLPHIIRPVEEITEEELENICNNSREKIYNRSLGSTCHQCRQKTIDTKTNCRNPECWGVRGQFCGPCLRNRYGEEVKDALLDPNWHCPPCRRICNCSFCRQRDGRCATGVLVYLAKYHGFGNVHAYLKSLKQEFEMQA